ACCCCCACAGGTTCTCTAATCTTCGTGCCAATGTATCGTAAAGTCGGCCGCCGTCCTGTCATGCTGATATCCCTTGTGCTGGTAATAGCTCGCTATCCACTATCGAAACAAAAGGCCTATACTGACTGAGCTGCGTTGGTAGTACTGTGCCGGTCTCCTAGGAAGTGCCCTCTCCAATTCATACGGCACACTCCTTGGCTTCCGAATGCTCCATGCTTTTGCCTCTTCTGTCTGCGAGGCTCTTCCCGCGCAGGTTGTCGCAGATGTCTTCTTTCTCCACGAGCGTGGCAAAGCCCTTGGATGGTATACCTGTAAGCCACTGACCCACTACCCTGGTCAAACCCTACTGATCAAGATCTCAGTTGCGCTTACGACTGGCACTCTGTCTGCTGTCGCCGCCAGCTATATGCTTGCGGGGGGCCACTCCTacaacctcttcttctgggttGAGTTTGTGGTCGGTTGTGCCTTGCTGCTTgctgttttctttctctttgaaGAAACCATGTTCTTCAGGGATAGCCAGATCCCTGGCGTTTCACTGAACGCTGATGGTTCGGCTGGACGTCAAAAAGGCGAGGAGCAGCAGACTACCGAGGAGATCGAGATCCAGGCAACGCCGCGAACCTACGTTCGTGACAGTTACTGGCAACAACTCAAGTTTGTTAGGAGAACAGATCCAAACTCTCCGAttttcatgatgatggtaAGACGCCACAGTACAGTGACTTACAGCGCATGCCCTAACGAGCGACTTGTAGATTCGATCGTTCACATATTTTGTGGTTCCACCGGTCTTCTGGGTCTGCACAACCTATGGTATGTCACATTCAGATAAACTCATTACAGGCACAGCAGCTGTACTAACCATTCACCTTGGCAGGAATAATCATTGGCCTGGCAGCCCTAGCTTTCACTGCAACATTCCCCGGTATTGTAGCGGCTCCGCCTTATTCCTGGCCAATTGTCAGAGTACCGGAACTGATCTATGGATGAATACTGACTTGCCCTCAAGGAAAACACAGGACTTGTAGCCGTTGCAGCATTTATTGGCTACCTCGCTGCCGCTGGGCCATTCAGTTCGCTCCCCGATCGATTCTCCGCCAGAttagccaagaagaacaacaacatctaCGAAGCTGAGCATCGTCTCTGGTGTCTCGTCGTGGTGATTTTTGTATCTCCCGCATCTCTGATCCTATACGGATACTCAGCCGAGAAACAGCTTCACTGGTTCGGTTTAGTCTTCGCAGTTGGGCTCTTCCAATTTGGTATGTTGACAACAGACATTTGTGTTCTTTGCTAATCTCGTTGTCTTGAAACAggggccttcttcttcttgacgtaTACACTAGCGTATGCAATGGACTCGTATGAAGCAAATGTACCAGAGATGTTGATTGCGATGAATATTGGCAAGCAAGCGATCTCTTTTGGGTTTGGATATGAGGTCATCAACTGGATCATGAAAGATGGGTATGTGACGGTATTTGCGGGAATATTCTGCAGTGTTTTGTTGGTTAATAACCTTGccgtctttgtctttttggTCTTTGGAAAGCGTCTTAGAGCATGGTATCCGCGAACTCGTCTGGCCAAGATTCACAAGGGAAGCATCCATTGAATCTTAAGGAATTGCGTTGATTGTTGCCAGTCGCACGGTCAAGGTTGTGCATCAGAAGTGTCGAATGCGATTGTTCAGTACGGACTAGAGCCTTGGCTTACGGTCATTTTGGGTggaaaaataacttaatttatagGCCATTTCCATCAGATAGCGCCACTCTCAGAGATGTTCCAAGGGTATTGGTGCACAACGGCTGTTCTGTGCGACCCAGCTCGTTGTAACATAGGTAGCCCGCATCCTGATTGCCAAGAGATTTCGATAGCTGGCTTTGATGGCCTCAATCTGAGTACTTAGAGACCTGAGAACTACCTGAATCTCATTGACAACAGTTCACAATTATGTACGAGGATGGTATTCTCCCTGGCCTGGTTCTGTCAATTGGGAGCTACATACCTCTTGTTCTCTTGCTTCCAGCAATACCAACATTCAGTCAGCCCCAAGTCCACTCGTACTGACAAACAATTCTTGAAGGAAGCCACACCTGGATATTGACTAGCTGACCATGTATGTGAGACCTTTTGGGTATATTTGTACCTTGGCGGTATGTGGGTTTCGGTCATCACAGTCGATGCGCTTTTAGCTCCGGCAGCCTGCGTTCACAAGCATGTTGCCTCAGAATTGGTCCCATGAGACGAGAACTTAGTACGAGATCAGATAGGAGTCAATAAGTTTTGGTCAGTTTTCATTGATATAGCAGTGGGCAGCTAGCCATTCAACCATATGTGCATGTGGCTACACTCAATTCAGTTCAGCTCCATGTCTACCTGTAAAGTGCACTGATAGATATTCAACGAGTACATGCGACGCTACTAATTATCCATTGCATGTAGAAGTCCAAGAGACACCTTGTCACGTAAACCTTCCTGAATCCAACCAGGGAACCCGCGTATCAGAGAAGTCCAGGCCGAGGAATTTGGTACGATGACTTGAGCTCCATACCCAGTATAAAGCTGGTtcacaacaccatcagcGACAGACTCTGCAGATATCGTGGTGTCCTTCATTTTCCCCTTGGCGATGAGGTCTGCGATCAACGGAGTCTTCACCCAAGTCGGATGTATGATGCTACAGCCTATTAGTCACACTGCAGGACAAACACAAGCCGAAGTATCTCACCTTGCACGCACCAGCGGAGCCTTGTAGATGTGCCTCAATTCCTGTAGCAAGCCCTCATGGAATGCGAGAAGTCCAGACTTGGTACACCCGTACTCGACGTTACTCGCCTGGGTAGAGAAGCTAGCAAGGCTTCCAACGTTGACAATATGGCCATGGTTTCTTCGTATCATGGTAGGCAGGAAGTGCTTCACAAGCAGTATCGGTGCGATGATGTTTACGTGAAAAACTTTGCGGATCTTGGACTCGGGACAAGCGAGCATAGACATAGCGTTGCCGATTCCAGCGTTGTTAATGAGCACTGTCGGGTCGCCATGTTCAGAGACAATCTGCTCGGCGACTTTGGAGATCTCGACGGGGTCAGAGAGGTCTGCTGAGCAGAAAGATACGTTGGGGGCTAAAATCTGTCAGCGGGTTATTGAGAAGTTGTGATGCTGACTTACGAAGTTGATAGCTTGGATCTTTCAGATCAATAACTATGACCTTGATGTGCTTCTTTGCAAGTTTGAGGACAATCTCTTTGCCAATACCACTGCTACCGCCAGTGACAACAACGATTTCCCTAGTCCAGTCCCAACTGTTGTCGGTAAGGTAATTGTTGACCTTTCTCCTGGTAAGCCATGCGTTGAATCGTGGGAGAAGGCCTATCAGGAACACTGCAGCAGCTCCAGCCAGgattttcttgttcttggccaatTCTACTACACGGTCCAGGGTGTCCTTGTCTATCTTGGGGAATGACATTGTGAGTAGTAGTGCGAATGCGATAATTCCAAACAGTCGTTAATAGGATGATATGGATcgaataagaacttaaagaTGGACAATTTTATTCGGATATAAAGTTTAGCAATTACTGATGTGCATTGCTCGTCTTGACGCCGAGGGGTCCGCGGCTCAAGCGATATAATTTGCCATGGCGTTGAAATGCCGAGGGTCGATTTCCCGAGGGATGTCGCCATTCACAATACCCTATGCCTCGGGCTCAGAATCATGCCTTCAGTATGGACCTTAGGGTTAACTTGATCAAATATACATATTCGTATGTTATCTCGCATTCAAGTCAAATCTTGAAACGACTCTGTTCTGCTCAATAGACCAACCACTTAGAATTACTCCTATACTTATTTTCTCACGCGAAAATGGTTTCTCACAAAGACGTCGATATTCCCACTTATGATGGACTTAAACTAAAGGGTACTCTGTTCTCTGTTGGTCAGAAAAGGCCATGTATCATCATGTCGAGTGGTGTAAGTCAGGCCAGTTTCGTGATTCTGTCCTCCACTGACTCGCCTTTCGACGCAGTGGTCAGGACTGCGATCTCACTTTCTGCCCGAGTTTGCAGCACGATTCAACCAAGCTGGCTATGGTGCTCTGACCTACGATAACCGGTGCTGGGGAGATAGCGAAGGTCTTCCTCGGGAACAGGTCGATCCGACGCTGCAAACTCGCGATTACCTCGACGTCTTCAACTTTGCCGTCACTCTGCCCGAAGTAGACCCTACCAAAGTCATATACTGGGGGTCCAGTATGTCCGGCGGAAATGCCATCTGCGCAGCAGCCGTGAATCACGATATCGCTGGCGTCATCTTGCAAGTCCCCTTCATCTCAGGCGAGTGGCTCTCTCGCATGCCAGGCGCGTCGACAAGCTTACTCCTCGGCGAACGAGCCAAGGCCACAGTGGAAGGATCTCCCTCCAAGATCCCCAACTTTCCTAGCTCTCTTGATGAGCTTAAGAGAGGTGCTTCGCAAGCTGTTCTCAAAGATCCAGAGTCGATCCCGTTCATCGGCGAAATGGAACAGCGAGGGCTTGACTGGGCCAAGACGTGTACAGTGCAGAGTCTGACATACGCTCTGCTTCACGAGCCATTGGCTTATATCCATCGTATCTCGCCGACGCCTATGTTGATGATCGTTGCTGATCACGATGTTACGACGCAGCCTCATTTGCAACTTGAAGCTTTCAACAAGGCACTTGAGCCAAAGAAGCTTGTTGTTCTCAAGGGCATGGGGCACTTTTCACCTTACTTTGGTACGGCTTTTGAGGAAAACGTACAGGCCCAGATTTCATATCTTGATGAACTCTTTGCGTGATATATCATATAGAAGGATTAGGAGAAGTAGCATAGATCAAAGTAGACGAAAAAGTTCCGGAATgtgtcatcgtcatcgaacACGATTAATGTGGCTTGTTTTAAGGGTAACTTGATGCTGGCGGGGCTTATCGAGCATGCTCAGATTCTTAAACTTCTCTATTGCTCCTTTCATACTCTTTAGTCGAGAGGAATGGCGGTTGAGGATGCACTTCACCTGCTAGCAAGCTCATGGCATGCTAAGGCACTATTCGCTCACTTGCCGCAGCTGATGTTTCGTGTCCGCAGACCCGCCTTGTATGAAGAGGACATCTATGGCTCAAACAACATTCACTCTCTGACATATGTAACCAACGAACTGAGGCTGGCGAATCATTCTAGCACAAGTCCAAGGCGCTCAAACTAATTCTTAATCGCCTTCCGTGGAATCTCAATCTATAGCTTAGCCGTGGCGCCCACTGACTTTCCCTTCTCTCTTGCTTGCAAAACCCGTCTGAGGATTTTACCGCTAGGGCTTTTGGGAATGGCTTCGACAAACTCCACACCACCCTCAAGCCACTTGTACTTTGCTTTGTGGCTTTCAACATATTTGCAGATAGCATTCTCGATCTCTTCGTCGGACTTAGTACCTGTGCAAGCATCTTTTACTACAAAGGCCTTGGGCACTTCCCCAGCGAAATCGTCGGGGACAGGGATGACTGCGCAATCTGCAACGAACGGATGAGAAAGAATATGCGCCTCGAGCTCTGCAGGGGCCACTTGATTGCCCTATTGCTCCAGTTAGTCTTGCTTATGTTCAAAGTGGATCGAATAAACTTTGAATACCTTCACTTTAATGAGCTCTTTGATTCGGTCGACGATGACCACGTGCTCTGTACCAAGAGGTGACAGACGTataacaacaacatcacctGTTCGAAGCCAACGACCGTCCTCGTCCCACACAAACGTCTCTGCTGTGGCTTTGGCGTTGTTCATGTAGCCGAGACAGATGTTTGGAGATTGGACGAAGAGTTCGCctggcttctcgagctccGTTACTTCcaagccattctcatctATAACTTTACATCGGGTGCCGAGAACGATGGACCCTGATGTGCCGGGGAGAATGTCATGCTGGCTTGTGGAGCAAACAGAAGGACTGCTTTCCGTCAAGCCTGGTAGAGGCAATATTGTCAGTTATTATCCCAAGATTTATGACTCGTTGTCCATCGTCTTACCATAGCCCTGTGCAACTTTCCATCTTGGCCACATCTGCTGCATACTCTCGATGGTCTTCGCGCCGAGGGGTGCA
The window above is part of the Fusarium musae strain F31 chromosome 6, whole genome shotgun sequence genome. Proteins encoded here:
- a CDS encoding hypothetical protein (EggNog:ENOG41); its protein translation is MSSGWSGLRSHFLPEFAARFNQAGYGALTYDNRCWGDSEGLPREQVDPTLQTRDYLDVFNFAVTLPEVDPTKVIYWGSSMSGGNAICAAAVNHDIAGVILQVPFISGEWLSRMPGASTSLLLGERAKATVEGSPSKIPNFPSSLDELKRGASQAVLKDPESIPFIGEMEQRGLDWAKTCTVQSLTYALLHEPLAYIHRISPTPMLMIVADHDVTTQPHLQLEAFNKALEPKKLVVLKGMGHFSPYFGTAFEENVQAQISYLDELFA